Proteins encoded in a region of the Planctomycetota bacterium genome:
- a CDS encoding FAD:protein FMN transferase, which produces MAEEPALARYRRREIHMGVPVDVTLYAADETTANRAADAIYRRFAELNSLLSDYDPKSELSRLSDTAGSGQSVRASDDLWRVLVASQKLSADSDGAFDVTVGPLVRLWRRARRMKEFPSADRLTEARTAVGYQAIHLDAERHTVRLERPGIRLDLGGIAMGYAVDQGLAAARALGVTRVLVDASGDIGAGDPPPGAAGWKLGVAPRGETREALRWVQLANAAVTTSGDAYQFVELNGQRYSHIVDPRTGLGLTTRASATVIARDCLTADSVATAVCVLGPERGLQFIEARPELAAIVTWVDDGGEHIRESTGFAKHTIPAPPAPK; this is translated from the coding sequence GTGGCAGAAGAACCCGCGCTGGCGCGCTATCGCCGACGCGAAATTCACATGGGCGTGCCAGTTGACGTGACATTGTATGCTGCCGATGAAACGACTGCAAACCGTGCCGCCGACGCCATTTATCGCCGCTTCGCCGAACTGAATTCACTCCTCAGCGATTACGACCCTAAGAGCGAGCTCTCGCGGCTGAGCGACACCGCCGGCTCGGGCCAATCGGTCCGAGCCAGCGACGACCTGTGGCGGGTACTGGTCGCGTCGCAAAAGCTCTCGGCCGACAGCGACGGGGCGTTCGATGTGACGGTCGGACCATTGGTGCGACTGTGGCGGCGCGCGCGGCGGATGAAAGAGTTTCCTTCAGCCGATCGGTTGACCGAAGCCCGAACGGCGGTCGGCTATCAGGCGATTCACCTCGATGCCGAGCGGCACACCGTCCGGCTCGAACGCCCGGGCATACGGCTCGACCTGGGCGGGATCGCGATGGGCTACGCCGTCGACCAAGGATTGGCGGCGGCGCGGGCCTTGGGTGTAACGCGCGTGCTGGTCGACGCCAGCGGCGACATTGGCGCCGGCGATCCGCCGCCAGGAGCCGCTGGCTGGAAACTGGGCGTCGCCCCGCGCGGCGAAACGCGCGAAGCCTTGCGCTGGGTGCAACTGGCCAACGCCGCCGTCACGACCTCGGGCGATGCCTACCAGTTCGTCGAACTGAATGGCCAGCGCTATTCACACATCGTCGACCCGCGCACGGGCTTGGGCCTGACGACGCGGGCGTCGGCCACGGTGATTGCGCGCGATTGCCTGACCGCCGACAGCGTGGCCACCGCCGTGTGCGTGCTGGGGCCCGAGCGCGGCTTGCAGTTCATCGAAGCGCGCCCGGAGTTGGCGGCAATCGTTACGTGGGTGGACGACGGTGGAGAACACATCCGCGAGTCGACAGGCTTTGCGAAGCACACGATCCCAGCGCCGCCAGCGCCAAAATAG
- the aspS gene encoding aspartate--tRNA ligase, protein MLRTHTCGQLRSEQNGQTVTLCGWIDSYRDHGGGLFVDLRDRYGKTQIVFSPESGAEILEAAKSLRSEDVISVTGHVALRPEGTVNPKLPTGTVEVRVRQLKVLNKSLAPPFLPTVAELPGEELRLTHRYLDLRRPRLQELQIFRHRMTKLVRDYFDKQGFLEIETPILGRSTPEGARDYLVPSRVHQGAFYALPQSPQIYKQILMVAGFDRYMQIARCFRDEDLRADRQPEFTQVDIEMSFVEREDILQMVDGLVAFLMRDLRGVEHPLPLPRLSYAEAMEKYGSDKPDLRFGMQLVDIGDLAAKCEFGVFKTTMANGGRVRGLCAPQAAAKYSRKTIDELTAFVGDYKAKGLAFFRVTETGLDSPIAKFFTPEQQQEIVARMQAMPGDLLFFVADTPKVTSAALAALRVRLGRELQLYDPQQMHFAWVLDFPLFTYNDEEKRWDAEHHPFCDPVPADVPYFETDPGKIRAQSYDLVINGNEAASGSVRIHDAAVQQRVFDLLGIKSEEAEQRFGCLLEALRFGAPPHAGVALGLDRWVMMFTGTDSIRDVIAFPKTQRAADLMTGAPSEVDLKQLRDLHIRTVKTE, encoded by the coding sequence TTGCTACGCACACATACTTGCGGCCAATTGCGGTCGGAACAGAACGGACAGACCGTCACGCTTTGCGGTTGGATTGACAGCTACCGCGATCACGGCGGCGGGTTGTTCGTCGACCTGCGCGACCGTTACGGCAAGACGCAAATCGTTTTCAGTCCCGAAAGCGGCGCTGAAATCTTGGAAGCGGCCAAGTCATTGAGGTCTGAGGACGTGATCAGCGTCACCGGTCATGTCGCCCTGCGTCCCGAGGGGACGGTCAACCCGAAGTTGCCGACGGGGACCGTCGAAGTCCGCGTCCGCCAGTTGAAAGTGCTGAACAAGAGCCTGGCACCGCCGTTCCTGCCGACCGTGGCCGAGTTGCCCGGCGAAGAGTTGCGACTGACGCACCGTTACTTGGACCTGCGGCGTCCGCGGCTGCAAGAGCTGCAAATCTTTCGGCATCGCATGACCAAACTGGTGCGAGACTATTTCGACAAGCAAGGCTTCCTCGAAATTGAAACGCCAATCCTGGGTCGCAGCACGCCCGAAGGGGCGCGCGACTATTTGGTACCCAGCCGCGTGCATCAAGGCGCTTTCTATGCCTTGCCCCAATCGCCGCAAATCTACAAGCAGATTCTGATGGTGGCCGGCTTTGACCGGTACATGCAGATTGCCCGCTGCTTCCGCGATGAAGACCTACGCGCCGATCGCCAGCCCGAGTTCACCCAGGTCGACATCGAAATGTCGTTCGTCGAGCGCGAAGACATTTTGCAGATGGTCGACGGGCTGGTGGCGTTCCTGATGCGCGACCTGCGCGGCGTTGAGCATCCGCTGCCGCTGCCTCGCTTGAGCTACGCCGAGGCAATGGAGAAATACGGCAGCGACAAACCGGACCTGCGGTTCGGCATGCAACTGGTCGACATCGGCGACCTGGCCGCCAAGTGCGAGTTCGGCGTCTTCAAGACAACGATGGCCAATGGCGGTCGCGTGCGCGGCTTGTGTGCGCCGCAAGCGGCCGCGAAATACTCGCGCAAGACAATCGACGAGTTGACCGCGTTTGTTGGCGACTATAAAGCCAAGGGGCTGGCGTTCTTCCGCGTGACCGAGACGGGTCTCGACTCGCCGATCGCCAAGTTCTTCACGCCCGAGCAGCAGCAAGAAATCGTCGCCCGCATGCAGGCCATGCCGGGAGACTTGCTGTTCTTCGTGGCCGACACGCCCAAGGTGACCAGCGCGGCGTTGGCGGCACTGCGCGTGCGTTTGGGGCGCGAGCTGCAGTTGTACGATCCACAGCAAATGCACTTTGCCTGGGTACTCGACTTCCCCTTGTTTACGTACAACGACGAGGAGAAGCGGTGGGACGCTGAACACCATCCGTTCTGCGATCCGGTGCCGGCCGACGTGCCCTACTTTGAAACCGACCCGGGCAAGATTCGCGCCCAGTCGTACGACTTGGTCATCAACGGCAACGAAGCCGCCAGCGGCAGCGTTCGTATCCACGACGCCGCGGTGCAGCAGCGCGTGTTCGACCTGTTGGGGATCAAATCCGAGGAAGCCGAGCAGCGGTTCGGCTGCTTGCTCGAAGCGTTGCGGTTTGGCGCGCCGCCGCACGCGGGCGTGGCGCTGGGTCTCGATCGTTGGGTGATGATGTTCACCGGTACCGACAGCATCCGCGACGTGATCGCCTTCCCCAAGACGCAACGCGCGGCCGACCTGATGACCGGCGCGCCGAGCGAAGTCGACCTGAAGCAACTCCGCGACCTGCACATTCGCACGGTGAAGACCGAGTAG
- a CDS encoding Gfo/Idh/MocA family oxidoreductase has translation MSKIWTPGAVPSRRDFLRTSSVAVAGATALGALSARAADEKPLPKPHVGGGDLIRIGLIGCGGRGTGAANQALQADPNVKLVAVGDAFQDRLDSALKSIEKLGASKVDVPQERRFVGFDAYKQVLTSGVDLVILATPPGFRPIHFSAAVAAGKHVFMEKPVAVDAPGVRMVIDSARQAKEKGLAVGVGLQRRHQLTYLETIKRIHDGAIGDVVSQRVYWNGAGVWVKKRADLVKAKPDLTEMEYQMRNWYYFNWLCGDHICEQHIHNLDVGCWVKNGWPIKAEGMGGRQVRTGEDYGEIYDHHAVEYEFEDGSRMFSYCRHIPKCWDSVTEHAQGTKGVADVSAASIKTGEDQWRYRGEKNNPYQTEHDDLIASIRSGAPINEGERGALSSMVAVLGRMCTYSGQMIKWEDALNSNISLAPSEYSWSAEPPKAAVAVPGVTQVLKA, from the coding sequence ATGAGCAAGATCTGGACGCCCGGCGCTGTTCCTTCGCGCCGTGATTTCCTGCGCACGTCGTCGGTCGCGGTGGCCGGCGCTACGGCGCTTGGCGCGTTGTCGGCCCGCGCCGCCGACGAGAAGCCGTTGCCCAAGCCCCATGTCGGTGGCGGCGATCTGATCCGCATCGGGCTGATCGGCTGCGGCGGTCGTGGCACTGGCGCGGCGAACCAGGCCTTGCAGGCTGACCCGAACGTCAAGCTGGTGGCGGTGGGCGATGCGTTTCAGGATCGGCTCGACAGCGCGTTGAAGAGCATCGAGAAACTTGGCGCGTCAAAAGTCGATGTGCCCCAGGAACGCCGCTTTGTCGGCTTTGACGCCTACAAGCAGGTGCTCACCTCGGGGGTCGACCTGGTGATCCTGGCCACGCCTCCGGGCTTCCGGCCGATTCACTTTTCGGCGGCTGTTGCGGCCGGCAAGCACGTGTTCATGGAAAAGCCGGTGGCGGTCGACGCCCCAGGCGTGCGGATGGTCATCGACTCGGCCCGCCAGGCCAAGGAAAAAGGGCTAGCCGTCGGCGTCGGCTTGCAACGCCGGCACCAGTTGACCTACCTGGAAACGATTAAGCGTATTCACGACGGCGCGATTGGCGACGTCGTGTCACAGCGCGTCTACTGGAACGGTGCTGGCGTGTGGGTCAAGAAGCGCGCCGATCTGGTCAAGGCCAAGCCGGACCTGACCGAAATGGAATACCAGATGCGCAACTGGTACTACTTCAACTGGCTGTGCGGCGATCACATCTGCGAGCAGCACATCCACAACCTGGACGTCGGCTGTTGGGTCAAGAACGGCTGGCCGATCAAGGCCGAAGGGATGGGCGGTCGTCAGGTCCGCACCGGCGAAGACTATGGCGAGATTTATGATCACCACGCCGTCGAATACGAATTCGAAGACGGTTCGCGGATGTTCAGCTACTGCCGTCACATTCCCAAGTGCTGGGACAGCGTGACCGAGCACGCCCAAGGGACCAAGGGTGTGGCCGACGTCAGCGCCGCGTCGATCAAGACCGGCGAGGACCAATGGCGGTATCGCGGCGAGAAGAACAACCCGTACCAGACCGAGCACGACGACTTGATCGCCAGCATTCGATCGGGCGCTCCGATCAATGAAGGGGAACGGGGCGCGCTCAGCTCGATGGTGGCGGTGCTGGGCCGTATGTGTACCTACTCGGGCCAGATGATCAAGTGGGAAGACGCGCTGAACTCGAACATCAGCCTGGCCCCGAGCGAGTACTCGTGGAGCGCCGAACCGCCCAAGGCGGCGGTCGCCGTCCCCGGCGTGACGCAGGTCTTGAAAGCCTAA
- a CDS encoding undecaprenyl/decaprenyl-phosphate alpha-N-acetylglucosaminyl 1-phosphate transferase, translated as MDRFWPFIAGLVASVLLTRVVRVLAARWNMVDAPDGQRKLQARAVPLWGGVATFGALLVGLLVAREGSFAHLETFDQLVISLLVSTTLIFAVGFIDDCYELRGRLKLLLQITAVLPLIAAGHYVQHIAIFTHEFDLGLLGVPLTMLWYVGCINALNLLDGMDGNASVIGLVGTIAVAVIGWHHGHEHVSLVALALAGSLAGFLFYNRPPATIYLGDCGSTVIGLLLAVLCVEGAMLSTGAVRVAVPVVIMTIPILDTTLAVVRRRLTGRPFDAGDRGHIHHRLLERGMNTWQALGLMASLCLITGVAATVAAWLNSEPLAWVAALLVIVGMAQLRYFGNYELGLVKLFAAAQLGNLASSLNSPTTARELAAQQPFPQQSFDQAWQQLTSDVGRWRAERLEFHLHHPRLSAASRQWSNPGHTHEEAYQWRMAMTFALATDAHYELIVSGSDKLSTEPWYLAQLSTALHRFGRAWVSRLDDADVLPLHVFVSKSETDERRRDAA; from the coding sequence GTGGATCGATTTTGGCCCTTCATCGCTGGACTAGTGGCGTCGGTGTTGCTGACGCGCGTGGTCCGCGTGTTGGCGGCGCGCTGGAACATGGTCGACGCCCCCGACGGCCAGCGCAAGCTGCAAGCTCGGGCCGTGCCCCTGTGGGGCGGGGTCGCGACGTTTGGCGCGCTGTTGGTCGGTTTGCTCGTAGCCCGCGAGGGCTCGTTCGCTCACCTGGAAACCTTCGACCAACTGGTCATCTCATTGCTGGTTTCGACGACGCTGATTTTCGCCGTTGGCTTCATCGACGATTGTTACGAGCTGCGCGGTCGTTTGAAACTGCTGCTGCAGATCACGGCGGTACTGCCACTAATTGCCGCCGGGCACTACGTCCAGCACATTGCCATCTTTACCCATGAGTTCGACCTGGGCTTGCTCGGCGTACCACTGACCATGCTCTGGTACGTCGGCTGCATCAACGCACTGAACTTACTCGATGGCATGGACGGCAACGCCAGTGTCATTGGGCTGGTCGGCACCATTGCGGTGGCCGTGATTGGTTGGCACCACGGCCACGAGCACGTCTCGCTGGTGGCGTTGGCGCTGGCCGGATCGCTGGCCGGGTTTCTGTTCTACAACCGTCCTCCGGCCACAATTTATCTGGGTGACTGCGGCAGCACGGTGATCGGCTTGCTGCTGGCGGTGTTGTGCGTCGAAGGGGCCATGCTCTCCACCGGCGCCGTCCGCGTGGCAGTGCCCGTCGTGATCATGACGATCCCGATTCTCGATACGACGCTGGCCGTGGTGCGACGTCGGCTCACCGGGCGACCGTTCGACGCTGGCGACCGCGGGCACATTCATCACCGGCTGCTCGAGCGCGGGATGAACACCTGGCAGGCGCTAGGGCTGATGGCCAGCTTGTGCCTGATTACTGGCGTGGCGGCGACCGTGGCGGCGTGGCTCAATAGCGAGCCGCTGGCCTGGGTGGCGGCGCTGCTGGTGATTGTCGGCATGGCCCAATTGCGATACTTCGGCAACTACGAGTTGGGGCTCGTCAAACTGTTCGCCGCCGCTCAACTCGGCAACCTGGCCAGCTCGCTGAACTCGCCGACGACAGCCCGAGAATTGGCCGCCCAGCAGCCATTCCCTCAACAAAGTTTCGACCAGGCCTGGCAGCAATTGACTAGTGATGTTGGTCGGTGGCGGGCCGAGCGACTGGAATTTCATTTGCACCACCCACGATTGTCCGCCGCTTCGCGCCAGTGGTCGAATCCTGGTCACACGCACGAAGAAGCCTATCAATGGCGCATGGCGATGACATTCGCTCTCGCGACCGACGCGCACTATGAATTGATCGTGTCAGGAAGCGACAAGCTGAGTACCGAACCCTGGTATCTGGCGCAGCTTTCGACCGCGCTGCACCGCTTTGGCCGAGCCTGGGTCAGTCGGCTGGACGACGCCGATGTCCTGCCGCTGCACGTCTTTGTCTCGAAATCCGAGACCGACGAGCGACGCCGCGACGCCGCGTAA
- a CDS encoding glycosyltransferase family 4 protein: protein MRVCMFTETALPKVGGQEVVVDALSRALSARGHQITVLAQRPRWRYKVDDARYPYPVFRHPRFWSTHRFVDFYRRYLVQHYRRHPFDVLHCHSVYPTGYLSSLVREQLGVPVVITSHGGDVYAGNARLRKRGLPERFSQSLRAADALVAISRFNAAEFDKLDARHAPTIQIPNGVDLAPFAIRPPRPAQLDARVEAGKYVLFLGRLSRRKGVDLLIEAMAQLAAKHPGLILVVAGDGDEREELEAVVRERGLARQIVFTGTVRGEAKTWLLQNALTLVVASRGWEAFGLVVVEAYAAGRPAIVTDLPGLADLIEPEQTGLVVPAESSGALAGAIDRLVSDPALADRWGVRAAALAQQYSWAHVAQWHEALYGELLAKHRQRAAA, encoded by the coding sequence ATGCGCGTCTGCATGTTTACCGAGACGGCGCTGCCCAAGGTGGGCGGCCAGGAAGTGGTCGTCGACGCGCTGAGTCGCGCCCTCTCGGCTCGCGGACACCAGATCACGGTGTTGGCCCAGCGGCCGCGCTGGCGGTACAAGGTCGACGACGCGCGGTATCCCTATCCCGTCTTCCGGCATCCGCGGTTCTGGTCGACGCACCGCTTCGTTGACTTTTATCGCCGCTACCTGGTGCAACACTACCGACGTCATCCATTTGACGTGCTGCATTGCCATAGCGTCTATCCGACCGGGTATTTGTCGTCGCTGGTCCGCGAGCAACTCGGCGTGCCGGTGGTCATCACCAGCCACGGTGGCGACGTGTACGCGGGCAACGCCCGGCTGCGCAAGCGCGGCCTGCCCGAGCGGTTCTCGCAGTCGCTGCGCGCCGCCGACGCCTTGGTGGCAATCAGCCGATTCAATGCCGCCGAGTTCGACAAGCTCGACGCGCGGCATGCACCCACGATTCAGATTCCCAACGGCGTCGATCTGGCCCCGTTCGCGATTCGGCCGCCGCGACCGGCGCAACTCGATGCGAGGGTTGAAGCTGGCAAGTATGTGCTCTTTCTCGGCCGTTTAAGCCGGCGAAAAGGCGTCGACTTGCTGATCGAAGCAATGGCCCAGTTGGCGGCGAAGCATCCAGGGTTGATCCTGGTCGTCGCCGGCGATGGTGACGAACGCGAAGAGTTGGAAGCCGTCGTCCGCGAGCGCGGCCTGGCACGGCAGATCGTCTTCACCGGCACGGTGCGCGGCGAGGCCAAGACGTGGCTGCTGCAAAACGCCCTGACGCTAGTCGTGGCATCGCGCGGCTGGGAAGCGTTCGGCCTGGTCGTGGTCGAAGCCTACGCCGCCGGCCGACCGGCGATCGTCACGGACCTGCCGGGACTCGCCGACTTGATTGAACCCGAGCAAACGGGCCTGGTCGTGCCGGCTGAAAGTTCGGGCGCTCTCGCCGGGGCGATTGACCGGCTGGTGTCCGACCCGGCGCTGGCCGACCGCTGGGGCGTGCGAGCAGCGGCGCTGGCCCAACAGTATTCCTGGGCCCACGTCGCCCAGTGGCATGAAGCCCTCTACGGCGAGTTGCTAGCAAAGCATCGCCAGCGCGCGGCTGCCTAG
- a CDS encoding formylglycine-generating enzyme family protein — translation MKPYTDKINNTSATFEMVPIRGGTFRMGSPDSEAKRKADEGPVHEVKISPFWMGKYEVTWDEYEIFMFQLDIHQRNIRQEDPSPLDKLADALVRPTKPYTDMTFGMGKERNPAISMTQHAAKKYCEWLSAKTGRYYRLPTEAEWEYACRAGTTTKYSFGDDESKLGDYAWYYENSEEKYQKVGQKKPNPWGLYDMHGNVCEWCADGYDANFYAQGAGKVETDPFDVPKVIEPCVVRGGSWDDDPEQLRSAARRGSHKDWKQQDPQIPQSVWYYTDAQFVGIRVVRPLQEPPADKKAQYGMDDKTRN, via the coding sequence ATGAAGCCCTATACCGACAAGATCAACAACACCTCGGCCACGTTCGAGATGGTGCCGATTCGCGGCGGGACGTTTCGCATGGGAAGTCCCGACAGCGAAGCCAAACGCAAGGCCGACGAAGGCCCGGTACACGAGGTGAAGATTTCGCCCTTCTGGATGGGTAAGTACGAAGTCACCTGGGACGAGTACGAGATATTCATGTTCCAACTGGACATCCACCAGCGGAACATTCGCCAAGAAGACCCCTCGCCGCTCGACAAGCTGGCCGATGCTTTGGTCCGCCCGACCAAGCCTTATACCGACATGACTTTCGGCATGGGCAAGGAGCGGAACCCCGCGATCAGCATGACCCAGCACGCGGCCAAAAAGTATTGCGAATGGCTCAGCGCCAAGACGGGCCGGTACTATCGCTTGCCGACCGAGGCCGAATGGGAATACGCCTGTCGCGCCGGGACAACCACCAAGTATTCGTTCGGCGACGATGAATCGAAGCTAGGCGACTACGCCTGGTACTACGAAAATAGCGAGGAAAAGTACCAGAAAGTCGGTCAGAAGAAGCCCAATCCTTGGGGCTTGTACGACATGCACGGCAACGTGTGCGAGTGGTGCGCCGACGGTTACGACGCCAACTTCTACGCACAGGGGGCCGGCAAGGTCGAGACCGACCCATTTGACGTTCCCAAGGTGATCGAGCCGTGCGTGGTGCGCGGCGGCTCGTGGGACGACGATCCCGAGCAATTGCGCAGCGCGGCCCGTCGCGGTTCGCACAAAGATTGGAAGCAGCAGGATCCTCAGATTCCGCAAAGCGTCTGGTACTACACCGATGCCCAGTTCGTTGGCATCCGTGTCGTCCGGCCGTTGCAAGAACCGCCAGCCGACAAGAAAGCCCAATACGGCATGGACGACAAAACCCGCAACTAG
- the miaA gene encoding tRNA (adenosine(37)-N6)-dimethylallyltransferase MiaA has product MPIDPEDPRIWFLTGPTAGGKSAVSLELAERLRAEIISLDSMAVYRRLDIGTAKPAPAERQRVPHHLVDIIEPSESFSVAQYLAVAEFAVADILTRGRQVLFVGGTPLYLKALLRGLFEGPPADWEFRQRLEAEAASREESWLHAELSKVDTTAAAKLHPRDARRIIRALEVYEQTGVPISQLQQEFERQRDANRCRVFLLDWPREAIVERIDRRVAEMIAAGLVDEVRALLAEGVVFSRTAAKAVGYHEVLEHLAGARSLSETVALIEQSTRQFAKRQQTWFRSLAECRPLPMCEDFSPDVVAEAIVRLAAQTP; this is encoded by the coding sequence ATGCCGATCGATCCCGAAGATCCTCGCATCTGGTTTCTCACTGGTCCCACGGCCGGCGGCAAATCGGCCGTCAGCTTGGAACTGGCCGAGCGTCTGCGGGCCGAAATCATTTCGTTGGACTCGATGGCAGTCTACCGGCGCTTGGACATCGGCACCGCCAAGCCGGCGCCGGCCGAGCGTCAGCGCGTGCCGCATCATCTGGTCGATATCATCGAGCCGAGCGAGTCGTTCAGCGTGGCCCAATACCTGGCCGTGGCCGAATTCGCAGTGGCGGACATTCTGACCCGCGGGCGGCAAGTCTTGTTTGTTGGTGGCACGCCGCTGTACCTGAAGGCGCTGCTGCGCGGCTTGTTCGAGGGCCCGCCTGCCGATTGGGAGTTTCGCCAACGGCTCGAGGCCGAAGCGGCATCGCGCGAAGAAAGCTGGCTGCACGCCGAGTTATCCAAGGTCGACACCACGGCGGCGGCGAAGCTTCACCCGCGCGACGCGCGGCGGATCATCCGCGCCCTGGAAGTCTACGAACAGACCGGCGTGCCGATCAGCCAGTTGCAGCAAGAGTTCGAGCGCCAGCGCGACGCGAACCGCTGTCGCGTGTTCCTGCTCGATTGGCCGCGCGAGGCGATCGTCGAGCGGATCGATCGCCGCGTGGCCGAGATGATCGCGGCCGGACTGGTCGACGAGGTCCGCGCGCTGCTGGCCGAGGGTGTGGTGTTCAGCCGGACGGCGGCCAAGGCCGTCGGCTATCACGAGGTGCTCGAACATCTGGCCGGGGCGCGGTCATTGTCCGAGACGGTCGCCCTGATCGAACAAAGCACGCGCCAGTTTGCCAAGCGCCAGCAGACCTGGTTTCGCAGCCTGGCCGAATGTCGCCCCCTGCCGATGTGCGAAGACTTTTCCCCAGACGTCGTGGCCGAGGCCATTGTGCGCCTGGCCGCGCAAACGCCGTAA
- a CDS encoding VanZ family protein, with translation MANSGESNLSMPRRLAYGCLAAYWLVMFTATHWPSVRFAEQRVTHLDKIFHFSAYAVLMVLLVVAQRARRGDLANGARSWLARWGVLFITVAAYAAFDELTQPYFRRDADFYDWVADLAGATIAAIACARWFPPR, from the coding sequence ATGGCCAACTCCGGCGAATCGAATCTTTCCATGCCACGCCGACTCGCTTACGGTTGCCTGGCCGCTTACTGGTTGGTGATGTTCACAGCCACCCATTGGCCGAGCGTGCGCTTCGCCGAGCAGCGCGTCACCCATCTCGATAAAATCTTCCACTTCAGCGCGTATGCCGTGCTGATGGTACTGCTGGTGGTGGCTCAGCGAGCCAGGCGCGGGGATCTAGCCAACGGTGCGCGATCCTGGCTGGCGCGATGGGGAGTATTGTTCATCACGGTTGCCGCGTATGCCGCCTTCGACGAACTGACGCAACCCTACTTCCGACGCGACGCCGATTTCTACGACTGGGTGGCCGATCTTGCGGGCGCGACAATTGCAGCGATCGCCTGTGCGCGCTGGTTCCCGCCGCGCTAA
- a CDS encoding Nramp family divalent metal transporter — MPACPTYSAIATLLMPERPVPAAADETGTLAAPTTPWGILQRLGPGLIIAASIVGSGELILTTKTGAEAGYSLLWLILIGCVVKVFVQVEIGRFTIVEGRSTMEAMNMVQPKLGVSWMVWFWLAMFLTSLAQLGGICGGVGQSLAMTFPLRGDFIDHLQTGAAMPVINGFSDISIAKLQQVLTCDDVVWSIIVAVATSVMLVLGRYNLIQTVSTILVAGFTLVTMFDVAALPFFSDIELSWADIRHGLSFHLPEKVGKDDPLVTALATFGIIGVGANELIAYPYWCLEKGYASFVGVRNAGADWAERARGWLRVMRWDSWCSMVIYTFATIAFYMLGAAVLNKRGLDMTGFKLVYNLAAMYTDVFGRAGQYVFLIGAFAVLYSTFFVALAGHSRVVADALRAFHLGARTEADRQWWVKLLSGAFPIICLLCYIFWRDPGRLVAWSGFMQTLMLPMLGGMAIWNRYKHCDPRVAPGRLWDVMLWISMGAMVVVGVWAVYANLLAPHAQLLAD, encoded by the coding sequence ATGCCGGCATGCCCAACCTACTCAGCGATTGCGACTCTGCTTATGCCCGAACGACCTGTGCCGGCGGCTGCTGACGAAACTGGAACGCTGGCCGCACCGACCACGCCGTGGGGCATTCTCCAGCGACTGGGGCCGGGCCTGATCATTGCCGCCTCGATCGTCGGCTCGGGGGAACTGATCCTCACGACCAAGACCGGGGCCGAAGCAGGCTACTCGCTGCTGTGGCTGATCCTGATCGGCTGCGTGGTCAAAGTTTTTGTCCAGGTCGAGATCGGCCGGTTCACCATCGTCGAAGGTCGCTCGACGATGGAAGCCATGAACATGGTCCAGCCGAAGCTTGGTGTGAGCTGGATGGTCTGGTTCTGGCTGGCGATGTTCCTCACCTCGCTGGCGCAGTTGGGGGGCATTTGTGGCGGCGTCGGCCAGTCGTTGGCCATGACGTTTCCGCTGCGCGGCGACTTTATCGATCACCTGCAAACCGGCGCGGCCATGCCGGTCATCAACGGCTTCTCCGACATCTCCATCGCCAAGCTGCAGCAAGTGCTGACCTGTGACGACGTGGTCTGGAGCATCATCGTCGCCGTGGCCACTTCGGTCATGCTTGTCCTGGGCCGGTACAATCTGATTCAAACAGTCTCGACGATCCTCGTGGCCGGGTTCACGCTGGTCACGATGTTCGACGTCGCGGCCCTGCCATTCTTCAGCGACATCGAACTCTCGTGGGCCGATATTCGTCACGGGCTGTCGTTCCACTTGCCCGAGAAAGTCGGCAAGGACGACCCGCTGGTCACGGCCTTGGCGACGTTTGGCATCATTGGCGTGGGAGCCAACGAGCTGATCGCTTATCCGTATTGGTGCTTGGAAAAAGGCTACGCCAGTTTCGTCGGTGTGCGCAACGCGGGCGCTGACTGGGCCGAGCGAGCGCGGGGCTGGCTGCGGGTGATGCGTTGGGACTCGTGGTGCTCGATGGTGATCTACACCTTTGCCACGATCGCCTTTTACATGCTCGGCGCGGCGGTGCTCAACAAGCGCGGACTGGACATGACCGGCTTCAAACTGGTCTACAACCTGGCGGCCATGTACACCGACGTCTTCGGCCGGGCCGGACAGTACGTGTTTCTGATCGGCGCATTCGCGGTGCTATATTCGACGTTCTTCGTGGCGCTGGCTGGCCACTCGCGGGTGGTGGCCGATGCGCTGCGCGCGTTCCATCTGGGGGCGCGAACCGAGGCGGATCGCCAATGGTGGGTCAAGCTGCTGAGCGGTGCGTTCCCGATCATTTGCCTGCTCTGCTACATCTTTTGGCGCGATCCGGGCCGGCTGGTGGCCTGGAGCGGGTTCATGCAGACACTGATGCTGCCCATGCTGGGTGGAATGGCGATCTGGAATCGCTACAAGCACTGCGACCCGCGCGTGGCGCCGGGGCGCTTGTGGGACGTGATGCTGTGGATCTCGATGGGAGCGATGGTGGTGGTGGGCGTGTGGGCGGTTTACGCCAACTTGCTCGCGCCCCATGCTCAACTGCTGGCCGATTAG